The nucleotide sequence CCCAGTCGCCGCCGGTGTGCTGGCGCTGCTGTACCACCAGCTCCCAGCCGTTGTAGACCCAGTGACGGCGGGCCACGAGCTGGCCGTGGCGGTAGTGGCGGATTTCCGCTATCTGGTCGCCGTCCCACTGGTAGCGGGTCTCTTCGGCTTTCTGGTCGCAGCGTTTGCCTACCCGGCGGCCGAACGGGTCGTAGCGGTACAGCCAGCGTTCGCCGGTCGGGGTATCCACCACCCGCAGCTGGTTGCGGCTGTCCCAGCGGTACTGCCACACCTGCGGGCGATAACCTGGCTGGAGTACCTGTTTGCGTATCAGCCGTCCGGCCCTGTCGTACTGGTAATGGGTGTCGTCGCGCTGCACCAGCCGCCCCGCCTGCCATTCGGTGAGGCGTCCGGCTTCCTGTGGCAGCCCGCTGCGGGTGTAGTGGTAACGGGCGGTGGTGTCCACCGGTTTGCCCGCACCGCCGCTCAGCACGGCCTGCACCCGGCCGGTGGCGTCCAGACGGTAGCCTTCGGCGTCGCGGTTGTGGCGCACCCCGGTCAGGTTGCCGGCACCGTCGTAGCGGTATTCTCGCGTCTGTGCGGCCAGCAGGCGACCGTCCTGCTGCGCGCCGCTCATCTCCCGCGTCAGCCAGCCCATCACGTCGTATTCCCGCTGCTGGACAAAGCCGCTGCCGCCGGTGCGGAGCGACTCCCGGCCTGCCGCGTCCTGGGTCAGGGTCAGGTCGGCACCGTCCGGCAACTGCACCTGCCGCAGTTCGCCGGTGCGGGTGTAATGGAACAGACTGGTGAGTGGCGCGAGGGTGTTTGTCGTGTCGTCCGCATCGCCGTCCCAGGTCAGGGTGCGGGTGACGGTGCGGGCGTTGTCATCAACCTGCCGGGTAAGCAGCGTGCCGTTGTGCCATTCGCGCACCACCCGGTCGCGCAGGTCGTAGTCCAGTTGCACATGGGCGGTGGCTGACGAGACCTCGGTCAGGCGGCCCACCGCATCGTACCGGTAGTGCAGGGTGTCGTCCGGCGCGGTTTCACGCAACAGCAGCCCGCGGGCGTCGTAGAGGAAGTGGCGGGTGTCGCCTTCGCCGTTGCGCACGCTAACGCACAGACCGTCCTCGTCGTAGCCGTAGTGCGTCTCGGTGCCGGTCATGTCGCGCTCGCGGATAACCCGCCCGTCGGCATCCAGCCACCACTGCCAGCGGCTGCCGTCCGGGGCAATAACCGTTGTCAGTTGCTGGCTTTCCCTGTCGTACTCGTAGTGCCAGGTGCGGCCTTCGGCGTCGGTGCGCGCGGTCAGCAGGTCGAACGGGCCGAAGCTCTGGCGCCACAGCGCGCCGTTGCCGTCCACGTAGCTCAGCAGGTTGTTGTGGCGGTCGTACTGGCGCCGCTCTTCCTTGTCATCCGGGCGTATCAACTGCTCCGGCAGCGTCCAGCTGGCCCGGCGGTAGCCGAGCCGGAAACGGGCACCATCCGCCCGTTGCCACTGTACCACCCGGTCCTGCATGTCGTAACGCATTTGCTGGGTGCGGCTCTCGGCATCGGTGGCGCTCAGCAGCCGCTGGCGGTGGTCGTACTGCAACCGCGCCTGTACCTCACCGGCGGCGTCGCTGACCTGGGTCAGCAGGCCGTAGCGGTTCCAGGTGAATCGTACCTCGCTGGCGTCCGGGCCGGTGAGCCGTTCCGGGTTACCCTCGGCGTCATACACCCAGCTCCACTCGCGTCCCAGCGGGTCGGTGACGCCGCACAGCCGCAGCGCGTCGTCGTAGTCGTACTGCCACTGGTGGCCGCTGGCGTCGGTAAAGGTGCTGACCCGCCCGGTATCGTCCAGATAGGTGAATTCGACCACCCGCCCGGCGGGCGAGATTTCCCGCAGCAGGTTGCCAACCTCGTCGTAGTCGTAGCGGGTGATGTGACCGAGCGGGGATTGTTCCCAGCTCATCAGGTGCAGGTCGTTAAAACCGAATTCGCTGCGCTGGCCGAGGCCGTCGGTCATCACCACCCGGTCGGGCAGGTAGTCGAAACGGGCGGTCAGAAAGCCGTCGGCGCAGGTGGTGTAGACGCAGCGCCCCTGCGTATCGTATTCGTAGCGCGCCCAGGTCTGGTCGTTATCGTGCCAGCGGGTCAGCCGGTGGGCGGCGTCGTAGTCGTAATAGAGGTGATAGGCGTGGGTGGCGTCCGCTTCCACCAGTCGGCCCTGTTCGTCCTGGCGGTACTCGGCCAGCAACGTCTTCTGGCCGCCGTCGATGCGTTGTATCTGGTGCAGGAATTCGCCCCGCCACACCAGCAGCAGGGTGACGCCGTCGCTGTGGCGCACCTGGCGCAGGTAGCCTTTCGGGTCGCGCACCAGTTCGATGCGGTTGTCGTGGCTATCGTGAATGGCCGACAGCAACCGGCGCTCGCCCTGCACCACGCTAAAGTCGCGCCAGGTCTGCTGGTCGCGGTGCCACAGGCTGAAACCCTCGCCCCGGCGGTGCAGGGTAAATTCAGGGTAGTGCGGGCAGTACACCGCCTGTACGTCCTGATGGAAGGTAAAATCGATGTCGTAGCCCTGTGCCAGCGTGATGACCACGTGGGTGTTGAGGCCGTCGCGCGTCACCGTCGCCACCTCGCTCCAGCTGTCGTGCCAGCCACGGCCCGGCAGCCCGACATGCACGGAGGCGGAGCGGTAGGTGCGTTCGAACATCAGCGGCAGCGTCTGGCCCAGCGCGATATCGGTACGGGATTCAATCACCTCGCCGCTGGCGATGTAGACCGGGTCTTTGAGGAAACCGCGCACCGCTTCCGTGACACGCGACAGTCCCCTGCTGTCGTGAAATCCGTCACTGGCACATTTAACGGCGCTTTTCAGTCCTTCCAGCGTTTTCAGCGCCCCGACACGCATCCCCCGCAGCACCGCCATCGGCCCACGGGTGAACAGTTTCCCCAGCCCCTTGAACATGCCGCGGCTGGGCGGTACCAGAAACTCCACCGCAATCAGCAGCGCTCGTTGCAGAGCGGTAAATTCTTCGGCAATCTCCAGATAGGTGCCCTGGCCGGAGCCGAAAAATACCGTCGAGGCGCCTTCCTTGATGGTGGCACCACACACGGTTTTATCATCGATACGGGCTGCCGGCGCGTCATTGACAAATACCGACTCGCTGCCCTGGGCTATCAACTGCGGACCACTGTGCCGGGTGCAGGCGACGGTATCTTTCGTGGCGCGGGCCACCGGCTGTTTTTCGACAAACACGTTACCCGAGCCCGCCATCACCGGTCCGAACGATGGCGAGCCGCTGTCCACCATCGCCGACACCTTGCTGGACACCGAGTCTATCAGCCCACCCAGCAGGCTGACCGCACCAAATCCGGCGGCCAGTTTTACCACCCCCACCACCAGCGCCGCACCCATTCCGCCAGTTCCTATCACGGCGACGGCGATAGCGCCCGCCACCGCCCCGGCCACGGCAAAAGCGGCCGCCGCCACCAGCGCGCCGGCAATCGCGCCGAAGATAGCCCCTTTAAAACTCTTGTGTTTGATGGTCTTGCCCGGCGACGTTGGCGGTTTACCCTGACAGGGTTGTGGCCGGTCGGCGGGCGGGGTGGGACGATTACCGGCGTGCATGGCCCCGACCCGGGCCACCCGGCTCAGAATATCGTTGAGCATCGTGACTCCCTTCAGGATGCGGCTTTGAACGTCTCGATAACCGCCAGCAGCGCGGTTTTCTGTTCATCCTTCAGTTCACCGGCGGCGGTAACGGTAAAGGTCAGCAGCAGCTCGCCGCGTACCTGCATCACCACCACCTGGTGCATCGGCCCTTCCGGCGAGCGCCAGGTATACTCCAGCCCGCGGGCGGGCTGACCGTCCAGCGTCAGCTCCCAGGCGGCGCGCTCCTGATAGCCCTTCAGGTGGGCGGAAAACTGTGACAGCGTCTGTTCATAGACGGTGTCCGGCGACAGGCCGAATTCAATCGGCGTGCGGTTGACCACCAGATTGGCGGTATCGCCGGGCAGCACAAACACGTGCAGCGACTCGTCGCGCCAGCCCGTCGGTATCGCCAGGGTGCCTTCATTCATCTGGTACATACGTTGCTGCTCCCTCAGTTCAAATCGATACGGGTGCCGTTCAGCACCAGTCCTTTACCGGTAATGGAAATGTTGCCTTCGCTGTCAATGGCGATGAAGCCGCCGGCGGTGGCAATCAGGATGTCGCCGCTCTGGGACTGGATGGCGATATTGTTTTTCACCTGCAGCGACTCGTTGTCGTTGACGGTGGTATGGCGGTTTTGGGTGACGGCGACGGTCTGCTCGCCCTGGATTTCGGTGACCTGATTTTCTTTCACCGACACCGTCTGGTTGTGCTGCACCACCACCGTCTGGTCACCGCCCACGTTCTCGGTGTGGCTGGCGTTGACCGCCGTGCTGCGGTTATTCAGCACCACGGTGTTCATGTCCTTCTGGGCGTGGATAAACACCTCCTCCTGCCCGGCCTGGTCTTCAAAGCGCAGCTCGTTGAACCCGGCGCCCTTGTGGGTACTGGTGCGCAGCGAGGTGCGGGTCTTGTTGGCCGGCAGCGGATACGGCGACGGGTTGGTGGCGTGAAAGGTGCGCCCGGTCACTATCGGCTGGTCCGGGTCGCCCTCCAGAAAGCTCACCACCACTTCATGGCCGATACGCGGAATGGCAATCAGCCCGTACTGGCCGCCGGCCCAGCCCTGGCTGACCCGCACCCAGCACGAGCTCTGGTCGTCGCTGGCGCCGTAGCGGTCCCACGGGAATTGCAGCTTCACCCGGCCAAATTTATCACAGTAAATCTCTTCCCCCGCCGGGCCGACGACCATGGCAATCTGCGGGCCGTCCACCCTCGGCTTGTACGGCATGGCCGCCCGCCAGGTGGTGGTGGCTTTCACCACCTCGAAACTGTTGCTTATCGTGGTCGGCTCGCCGCCACTTTCTTCTTCCAGCGCCTGCGGCTGCTGCCCGCTGTGGGTCACCGCCACCACCTGCCAGGCCAGGTTGAATGCCGGGTTCGGGTGCTCGGTGAGGGTAAAGGTGCCACCCGGCATCAGTTCGGCGGCGTTGGATTCACCCGCCCCGGTCATCGCCCCGGCACGCAGCGCGTCCAGCCGGTAGCCGGTAAACGCCTTGCCGCTCGGGTCCTGCTTGAAGCGGCCGGGATAATCAAAGTGCTGGTAGGACTCGCGCTGGTGCGCCAGCTCGTTGCTGGTTTTCTTGTGCAACAACCCGTAGGCCGGGGTCTTGAAGCTGTAATCCTTCAGCGCCACCTCGGCGGTGCTCACCGCTTCGGCGTAACGGAAACGGCGCACATACGCCCCTTCGCTCAGCCCCTGCGTGGCGAGATTGAAGAACAGCTCGGGGCCTTTGGGCAGCGCGCCGGCATCATCGGCAAACACCACCCGGTGCTTGCCGGCTTCAAACTCGTGAAAGTAGAACAACCCTTCTTCTGCGGCCAGCCGGTGGATAAACGCCAGGTCGCTTTCGCGGTACTGCACGCAGTATTCACGGACGGCGTGGTCATGGCGCAGGGCGAAGGCGAAGTCACTGATACCGGCTTCTTCCAGCAGGGTGCCGATAATCGCGTCCGGTTTTTGTGTCTGGAAAATACGGGCGTTGGTGCGCAGACCGAGCCGCCACAGCGCCGGGCGCACTTCCGCCTGATAGCGGGTGCGGCGAAAACCGGTGTCGCCCTGGGCAAAGCGGCTGACGATGCCGCTGACCCGGCGCTGCAATTCGCCTTCGTACCACACCGCCAGTTCGCACGGCTGGTCCAGCACCGCGCCGAAGTCGATATCCGCCTGACTGCTGGCAAGGCTCAGCGACAGCGCAAACGGCTGGTTCAGCGCCTCGCTGAGTTCAAAATCCACCACCGCGAAGGTGGTGTCCGGCAACGCGCCGATTTTCACGGTAAACTGCAATCCGGTACTGTTGGCCACCTGACACTCTCCTTATTCCCTGTCTGCGTCCGCCCTCAGCGATGACCGCCGCCATCGCTCAGGGCAGGCTGAAAATGACAACACCCGGACCGGAGTCCGGGTGACGGCGTGAATTACGCTTCGATAGGCGCGCGCCAGTCGTCAGAGCCGGAGGTGCCGGCCACGGTGTGCTCCCAGTCCACCTTGCGGTAGGCCAGCGACACTTCGATCAACTGGGTGTAATCCTGCTTGGACGGGTCCTGGCAGTGCGGCATCTGGTTGTTGATGTCGACGATGGTGGCGTCGGTCAGGGTGGTGGTGAAGAAGTGCTCCTGCTTGCCTTCGACAGAGGTGCGGTACCACTTCAGGGTCACGGTCGGCAGCATTTCGCCGGAGGCCAGCGCGTTATACAGCAGCGGCACGGCTTTGTTCAGGGCAACGGTGAACTTGAACGGCTTGTGCACACGCTGACCGGCAGGCTGGCCGGACTGCGGGTCGGTCGGGACGGTGACGATGTGTTTGAATTCCTGCACCAGCATCTCGTCTTCGTGACCCTGCACGTAGATGTTACCGACGGAGTCGGAGGTGAAGGCACCGGCGGTGATATTGCCCTGGGTTTTACCTTCGATGCTGATATAGCATGGAGTTGGCATAGTCTTGCTCCTTGTTGTTGAACGGTTAGTATGACTTCACCGTTTACATAGCAATTCCCATGCCAATTCATATCCTGTTGTTTTTAAATACAATTCACTTAAGTCAAATTTTCCCTAAGTCAAATTTGAGCAAAAAGTTGCGCAGACTTCCCGAAAAAACGGCATCCATTGCGCAAACAGGGATTTATGCTGGAAAGTGAGCAAGAAATTGCGCAGATTTTGCATTTGTTCTGAAAGTTTGACTTAGCGCTGAAATCAGCCCGCTTTTTGAAAGATTTTGACGATGAATAACGGGTATGATTGAAAATTAATTTCGATATGAATCGTGGTAATAATCCATGCCTGTTACCGATTTCACGAAATGTGGGTCGGAACTCGCGTTTAATCATTAGTGCGATAGCGATGGCAAGAACACAGTCCCGCTAGCCGTCAATCCTTCGCTCATTGAGAGCCTTCAATAACAAATCAAGTTGTTCTGAAAGGATAAAAGAGAGGTTATCCCGAATCCCTTGATGGTCAGAATCAATCAGCAACCATATCAACACCCGGCAACGGTAAACCAACTCAAACGCACATGGCGGCGGAACTGGATCGTTATACATCACTGTTACCCCCTCGTTAACTGATAGGAACAACCAGACTTTCCGATATCTCCCGATGGTGGATCGTTGTTTCCCTGCAAAGTTTAACTGGCTCAAATTTATTATGGGTCGTAAATGCCGTGGAGGCAAGTTAAAGGACGCGAGATGATGACCAAATGCAACGAGTTTCTGGAAAAAACGATCCTGCTCACGCCTTGCCACTTTTGGGACAAACCATCCGTCAGCGGAGAGAATTTCTTGGTTTGTCGCAGGAAAATCTGGCAAGTGCTACAGGTATTGATCGCAGCCACATGGGCCGAATCGAGCGAGGTGAACGCAACGTTACCCTGCTGAATTTGTTACGCATTGAGGATGCGCTTGAGTGGAGTCTGGAACAACTTTTTGCTGCCGCTAAACTCTGACACAATTAGAGCTGATGGCACAAACTGGTACTATCAACGTCACTCCCCCCTATCCTGCATTTCCTCCGTCATCCACTCCTCGACTTATTGAGTTCGACGAAAACCGACGGGTATATCCGTGCCTCATGAATGAAGACTGGCCCGATAGCATCGGGCCACAGAATACAGAGATAAAACAGAATAAGGCTGAACAGAAATCACACTGACAGGTGTTGACTCAGGCATTAAAGAGACACGCCTATTGCTTCCCTTCTCAACCCGGCCCGGCACAGGCGTGGCTAACTGTCGGCAGGAGGGTATTTTTCCTGAGTATGCCGAAGCTGAGAACGGGGAGCCCGTGGGATTAACCGCCCCTGTTCGTCAAAATAGCGGCTCGGCCAAATCTCATAGGCCGGCACTCCCAGCGCCTCGGCAATCAGTTGCTCCCCTTTAGGCCACGGACGGATAAGCGCATTACCCAGCGTTGAGGAGTTCAACCCCGCCGCCCGCGACACGGCGGCCATCGTAGTTCCCCGTTTGTGAAGCCTGGCGATAATGTCGGCGGAATGCCAATCGATTTTAACCATTTGATTTACCTCATTCAAAGACTTGAAGTCCGATAAGGATAAGTGGATGAATGTTATCTTTAGTAAATCTAAAGATGATTCATCTTAAGGAATGCTAAAGATGATGTCAATATAACCAATAACAGGAAACGTTATGGTTCCGCAGCGTCTAAGAGCCGCAAGAGAACGTGCAAAGATTTCACAGGAAGAACTGGCGATAGCCGCCGGGATTTCTGAAGATACGGGCTACTCAAGAATGTCACACTATGAGAATGGCAGGCACAAACCAAAATTTGAGCTGATATGCACGTTTGCCAAAATACTGGATGTGCCGGAAGGATACTTCTACACGCTGGATGACAGCTTTGCTGAAGCCATGCTGGAGCTGCATGCTGGCGAGTTGGTTCAGTGGAGAAAAAACACATCTAATTAATTGAAAAAATTAGCGATCCCTATAAATACCAACCACCATCTTTATGAACTCTAAAGATAAATTCTATTGAGCAATGCTAAAGATCTCCGTGAAATCCTCATTGGGAACACGGCATGATCCCCAAAAGACTCAAAGAAGCACGCTTGCACGCTAAACTCACTCAGGAAAAACTGGGTGTACTGGCCGGGCTTGAAGAAGCTACGGCTTACTCACGCTTGTCTCATTATGAAAATGGTACGCACAAGCCGACCTTCGAGCTGGTGTGCGAGTTTGCTCGCGTACTAGACGTACCAGAGTGCTATTTCTATATAGTGGATGATCAGTTTGCGCAAGACGTGCTTGAGTTATTTCGAAGCAAGAGGAGTGCTTAGGATTAGACTCTTGGCAACCAGCGGTTCTCAACGTATAGCAGGTACAGGCTTTCATCGGTCAATAGAACATGCTGGTCACCAGTAGCGAGTTCAGCGCCAGGCTCCCCCCAGCTTGTATTCAATCCGACTTCCGTACCTACCGGATTGGCGATAATGGCCGACCAGTCAATAAACATTCCTTGTCAGATCAAGTGCAATCAGGGTGGCAACAATACAACCGCCTACAACCCTTGTCGTACCGACACTCACCGAGATTATAATTCCCGCTCCAGCACATTGCAGTAACTGGCTGAAATTGTGTTACCCCTCCAGCACGCTGGTATCCCAGTCAACCAATGTCCTGAAGTAATATATTGAGAATAAAATGCATTACTCCAATTTTTAGCTATCAATTAAACCGGCTATAAATAGTTTGCCATTAACATCAGTGACAGCAGGGGAGAAATCAGCGCCCAGCAGTCATCGGAAAAATTGCACCGAACCACGTAAAAGACTTCTTTTGGTTAAATAAACGCTGAATTATAGAAAAACAATTCCGCGATACTACCTGAAAACCCGTATTAAGGATGGTGATATCCGTAATACGAGCTCATCAACTTTCACTTCGTCCCTCGCTGTGTTTTTTTGTCTTCTCCGGGCATACGCCATTCTGCACTGGAGGAACCTATGTCATCTCATCAGTTATTGCGTCTGAGACAAGTGGAAGAAAAAACCGGCCTGAAGCGCTCGCAAATCTATTTGTATATGAAAGACGGAACCTTTCCGGCCTCAATAAAGATTGGTCCCGCCAGCGTGGCCTGGCTCGAATCTGAAATTGACGAATGGATTAACTTCAAATTAGCCAACCGGTTAACACGCTGATGGAGGATATCGCCTTATGATCCCCTCATTGAATTACGCGGTATTAACACATGCCCTTGCTGCGCTTAAGGACGGTAATTTTCATTATTGTGAAACGTTAGGGTTCACATTTGACGAATTAAATGCCCTCAATCAGCTCTCCCTCGACGAACTGTTTATCGTCAGCCGGGCATCAGCGCAATTTATGGCGGTCACTGTCCGCCATGACGTCCTACAGCAGATTCTGACGTTATCCCGCAAGGAAGCGCTGCGCCAACAGCAGATTAACCGTGCCATCCGGTTAGGGGGCTCAATCGCTCTCCTGCACCACTTCTTTGGCCTCACCTCAAACGAGGTTTGCACTCATCGCCGGCTATTGGGTGTCACCATCCCTTATGGCCGAACGCCCATCCCCGATGAAGCCATTGATGCCGAAATCTGGCGGTTATGGCAGAAAAGCCGACCTGCAAACCTTGAAACGCCTAACGCACTGGAAGTGATGATGCAGATCACCGAAGCGTTATCGTCGCGGGAGGAAGCGCCTTCGCTCACCGTTGTCTGGAACCGTATCACCCTTTGCGAAAAGGAAGCACTGAACAGGAGGACATCACATGCCGGATGAGATCGATCGCGATCAGGAATTTAATGAGCAACGACTGGAAGAAATGATTGAACAGAATCGTTTCAAACCAGCAACCACGCCTTCATTACATTACTGTCGTTTGTGCGGTGAGCCCATTCCCGAGCAGCGACGGCAAACTCTGCCGGGCGTGACAACCTGCACGGAATGCCAGACTATTCTTGAACGCCGTCAGCGCTGATAATATGCAAGAATATGCGCGGAGAAACGCACCTCTCTGCGCGTTTTTATTATCCAAATAAATATTATGCGAATTATACGCAATACAATATTAAGCAGAAGCCTGTCAATATTATAACTTATTTGTATTTTCTCAGACCTGATCTGGCAACATACTTTTCAGAAACCGGTTAAACCTGACAATCGGCAACGAGCGAGAAACGGACGTTGATAGATTGGTGTATTAGGTTATTAAATAAGCTAACATCTGGTTAACAAGTAATTGGAAGGAAAAAATGAAAATAAATGCTGGTACTCTCCTAGACTATCTGAACGCAACATTTGAAAATTCGAGTGATCATGCACAAGAACATCCTCAGCTAATGTATATGGTTCTTCAGATGGACCTGATATTTCAAGAAGAGCTTTTTGGCCATGAATTTGATGTGAACCCTATTGCTGGCTTTCTAGCAATGAATTCCTATACGATGCTGCTGAGTGCAGTACGACAGGCGCTATCTGGACACATTGTAACAATTTTTCCGATCGTTCGTACTGCACTTGAATCAGCCTGTTATGCCTACCTTATAGCTCATGACGATAAAATGGGAAAAATTTGGTTAAACAGACACTCTTCAGAGAGCTCACTTCAGAAATGCCGCAAAATGTTCACTGTGAAGAAAGCTTCAAATGAATTAAATTCCATTTCGCCTGAGATGGCTGAATATGTTGTAGCTAATTATGAGGCTGCAATTGATTTGGGTGCACATCCAAACCGAAAAGCTGTGTTTAATCATTTGACGGACGATGCCAGCCTCTATGGCTTTGAGCTTACCGGTGTTTACGGACGAAATAGCTGGCATGTGAACTACGCGCTACTTGTCTGTACGGAAGTAGGTCAGGCAATTGCATTCCTGCTTGCTGCATCTGCCAAAAATCACCCTCTAATTCATGATCACTTAGATGTGTTCACGAACTGGCTTGATGAAAAGAATCGGATCGCTGATGAACTCAATGGTGAACCTATAAACTACACTGGACCGATGTATTGTTCAGTTATACCACCAGCGTAAAAATTAGTCAGTATTTACAGCATTATTGCCAAAGACAAACCTTTGGAGAGTAATATTTACTAACAGGTCAATCTTAAGCTCGAGGATAGACATAACAGCCCAATTTCAATGTTTAACATTTTGAAACAGTCAAGGACTGTTGTATAGTATATCGGTCACTTCTTTCCGGACCCTAGTCTCTGCACGATAGTCACGCTTGTACGAGGTGTACGAGGCCAGCCGACGGTTCGTCGGCGTCAAGAGGACTTCGGTATGGAACTTAAACCAGTGCTGGTTCGCCAGTATATGCGTTTTCGTCTCGGCCGCTGGGAAAGCGTGTGCATGCACACTCGCTCCCTGCCAACCCGTTGATGGATAAATCCGGAAGAAGTGACAACTTTATCTTAAGCCGTATCTCGACCCATCATCAGTTCATAATGTTCTA is from Dickeya dianthicola NCPPB 453 and encodes:
- a CDS encoding RHS repeat-associated core domain-containing protein, whose protein sequence is MLNDILSRVARVGAMHAGNRPTPPADRPQPCQGKPPTSPGKTIKHKSFKGAIFGAIAGALVAAAAFAVAGAVAGAIAVAVIGTGGMGAALVVGVVKLAAGFGAVSLLGGLIDSVSSKVSAMVDSGSPSFGPVMAGSGNVFVEKQPVARATKDTVACTRHSGPQLIAQGSESVFVNDAPAARIDDKTVCGATIKEGASTVFFGSGQGTYLEIAEEFTALQRALLIAVEFLVPPSRGMFKGLGKLFTRGPMAVLRGMRVGALKTLEGLKSAVKCASDGFHDSRGLSRVTEAVRGFLKDPVYIASGEVIESRTDIALGQTLPLMFERTYRSASVHVGLPGRGWHDSWSEVATVTRDGLNTHVVITLAQGYDIDFTFHQDVQAVYCPHYPEFTLHRRGEGFSLWHRDQQTWRDFSVVQGERRLLSAIHDSHDNRIELVRDPKGYLRQVRHSDGVTLLLVWRGEFLHQIQRIDGGQKTLLAEYRQDEQGRLVEADATHAYHLYYDYDAAHRLTRWHDNDQTWARYEYDTQGRCVYTTCADGFLTARFDYLPDRVVMTDGLGQRSEFGFNDLHLMSWEQSPLGHITRYDYDEVGNLLREISPAGRVVEFTYLDDTGRVSTFTDASGHQWQYDYDDALRLCGVTDPLGREWSWVYDAEGNPERLTGPDASEVRFTWNRYGLLTQVSDAAGEVQARLQYDHRQRLLSATDAESRTQQMRYDMQDRVVQWQRADGARFRLGYRRASWTLPEQLIRPDDKEERRQYDRHNNLLSYVDGNGALWRQSFGPFDLLTARTDAEGRTWHYEYDRESQQLTTVIAPDGSRWQWWLDADGRVIRERDMTGTETHYGYDEDGLCVSVRNGEGDTRHFLYDARGLLLRETAPDDTLHYRYDAVGRLTEVSSATAHVQLDYDLRDRVVREWHNGTLLTRQVDDNARTVTRTLTWDGDADDTTNTLAPLTSLFHYTRTGELRQVQLPDGADLTLTQDAAGRESLRTGGSGFVQQREYDVMGWLTREMSGAQQDGRLLAAQTREYRYDGAGNLTGVRHNRDAEGYRLDATGRVQAVLSGGAGKPVDTTARYHYTRSGLPQEAGRLTEWQAGRLVQRDDTHYQYDRAGRLIRKQVLQPGYRPQVWQYRWDSRNQLRVVDTPTGERWLYRYDPFGRRVGKRCDQKAEETRYQWDGDQIAEIRHYRHGQLVARRHWVYNGWELVVQQRQHTGGDWETDFVTSSQNGTPQALFTPDGTLRWQAPTATLWGQRQAEKSESPDPGLAFAGQLRDSESGLCYNRFRYYDPAGGCYVSPDPIGIAGGESNYGYVPNPNTWVDPFGLAGCGAKAREYEEKIQDMYGGKLPQSAREYSSIVNGNRVNGIADHVVTINGRNTAIEAKYVENWGSSIRNPESAIGNRSFAIKEQENMVAQAQKYSAAFDDVIYHTNSRELANYYGSLFQDAGLNNVIFRIVP
- a CDS encoding DUF1795 domain-containing protein — its product is MYQMNEGTLAIPTGWRDESLHVFVLPGDTANLVVNRTPIEFGLSPDTVYEQTLSQFSAHLKGYQERAAWELTLDGQPARGLEYTWRSPEGPMHQVVVMQVRGELLLTFTVTAAGELKDEQKTALLAVIETFKAAS
- the tssI gene encoding type VI secretion system Vgr family protein, which gives rise to MANSTGLQFTVKIGALPDTTFAVVDFELSEALNQPFALSLSLASSQADIDFGAVLDQPCELAVWYEGELQRRVSGIVSRFAQGDTGFRRTRYQAEVRPALWRLGLRTNARIFQTQKPDAIIGTLLEEAGISDFAFALRHDHAVREYCVQYRESDLAFIHRLAAEEGLFYFHEFEAGKHRVVFADDAGALPKGPELFFNLATQGLSEGAYVRRFRYAEAVSTAEVALKDYSFKTPAYGLLHKKTSNELAHQRESYQHFDYPGRFKQDPSGKAFTGYRLDALRAGAMTGAGESNAAELMPGGTFTLTEHPNPAFNLAWQVVAVTHSGQQPQALEEESGGEPTTISNSFEVVKATTTWRAAMPYKPRVDGPQIAMVVGPAGEEIYCDKFGRVKLQFPWDRYGASDDQSSCWVRVSQGWAGGQYGLIAIPRIGHEVVVSFLEGDPDQPIVTGRTFHATNPSPYPLPANKTRTSLRTSTHKGAGFNELRFEDQAGQEEVFIHAQKDMNTVVLNNRSTAVNASHTENVGGDQTVVVQHNQTVSVKENQVTEIQGEQTVAVTQNRHTTVNDNESLQVKNNIAIQSQSGDILIATAGGFIAIDSEGNISITGKGLVLNGTRIDLN
- a CDS encoding Hcp family type VI secretion system effector, yielding MPTPCYISIEGKTQGNITAGAFTSDSVGNIYVQGHEDEMLVQEFKHIVTVPTDPQSGQPAGQRVHKPFKFTVALNKAVPLLYNALASGEMLPTVTLKWYRTSVEGKQEHFFTTTLTDATIVDINNQMPHCQDPSKQDYTQLIEVSLAYRKVDWEHTVAGTSGSDDWRAPIEA
- a CDS encoding helix-turn-helix transcriptional regulator; protein product: MQRVSGKNDPAHALPLLGQTIRQRREFLGLSQENLASATGIDRSHMGRIERGERNVTLLNLLRIEDALEWSLEQLFAAAKL
- a CDS encoding helix-turn-helix domain-containing protein, with translation MVKIDWHSADIIARLHKRGTTMAAVSRAAGLNSSTLGNALIRPWPKGEQLIAEALGVPAYEIWPSRYFDEQGRLIPRAPRSQLRHTQEKYPPADS
- a CDS encoding helix-turn-helix domain-containing protein, which produces MVPQRLRAARERAKISQEELAIAAGISEDTGYSRMSHYENGRHKPKFELICTFAKILDVPEGYFYTLDDSFAEAMLELHAGELVQWRKNTSN
- a CDS encoding helix-turn-helix transcriptional regulator; the protein is MIPKRLKEARLHAKLTQEKLGVLAGLEEATAYSRLSHYENGTHKPTFELVCEFARVLDVPECYFYIVDDQFAQDVLELFRSKRSA
- a CDS encoding AlpA family transcriptional regulator codes for the protein MSSHQLLRLRQVEEKTGLKRSQIYLYMKDGTFPASIKIGPASVAWLESEIDEWINFKLANRLTR
- a CDS encoding DUF2857 domain-containing protein — translated: MIPSLNYAVLTHALAALKDGNFHYCETLGFTFDELNALNQLSLDELFIVSRASAQFMAVTVRHDVLQQILTLSRKEALRQQQINRAIRLGGSIALLHHFFGLTSNEVCTHRRLLGVTIPYGRTPIPDEAIDAEIWRLWQKSRPANLETPNALEVMMQITEALSSREEAPSLTVVWNRITLCEKEALNRRTSHAG
- a CDS encoding TraR/DksA family transcriptional regulator, yielding MPDEIDRDQEFNEQRLEEMIEQNRFKPATTPSLHYCRLCGEPIPEQRRQTLPGVTTCTECQTILERRQR